CAGTAAAATAACAAGGGGGTAGAATTATGGATGCTATTAATTTAATGATAGAAGAACACAAGAATATTAAGAGAATGCTTTTGGTTGTAAGAAAAGCCAGTGTTAAGGTGATGAATACAGGTGAAATTGACTATGATGATTTTAATAAAATGATTTCTTTTATAAGGAATTATGCGGATGCACATCATCATGGAAAAGAAGAAAAAATGCTCTTCAATCGCATGATAGATGAAATTGGAGGGGTAGCAGAACCTCTTGTAAAGTATGGAATGCTTGCAGAACATGATATGGGAAGACTTTTTATTAGAGAGATGGAAGAGGCTTTAACAAAGGTAAAAGAAGGGGATGAAGAGGCAAAGGTAGATGTTATAGCAAATGCTGTATCCTATACTCATCTTTTACAAAGACATATCGAAAAAGAGGACAATGTAGCTTATACTTTTGCAAAACGTAAACTAAGTGAAGATACTATTAAAGAAATAAATGAACAGTGTGAAATATTTGAAAAGGATGCTGAGAAAAAGCAAACTCAGAAGAGTTATATAAAAATTTTAGAAGATCTAGAAAATAAGTATGTTCTCTAAATATTAATACATTATAGCTAATTATGTATTGTTGAATTATTTTTAAATGTAAGAAGAAAAGTAATCAATTGAGTATGTTATTAATTGCATGGATTGGTGTAATATAATAACATACTTACTT
This genomic window from Clostridium pasteurianum DSM 525 = ATCC 6013 contains:
- a CDS encoding hemerythrin domain-containing protein, which produces MDAINLMIEEHKNIKRMLLVVRKASVKVMNTGEIDYDDFNKMISFIRNYADAHHHGKEEKMLFNRMIDEIGGVAEPLVKYGMLAEHDMGRLFIREMEEALTKVKEGDEEAKVDVIANAVSYTHLLQRHIEKEDNVAYTFAKRKLSEDTIKEINEQCEIFEKDAEKKQTQKSYIKILEDLENKYVL